A stretch of Eleutherodactylus coqui strain aEleCoq1 chromosome 2, aEleCoq1.hap1, whole genome shotgun sequence DNA encodes these proteins:
- the PROSER2 gene encoding proline and serine-rich protein 2, with amino-acid sequence MPSNLLKLSSSIMGSEFHNHSDLERSGGYSESRPRSRPKSSNFDDENLGYLTNEEKNVLMFLEETLDAFEDDTEEPPVSSNSSLGYHSPRSTGDSHLDTDDIIDLVQTENSHIRFSPEDSGIGLSGNSWNHSQKDSWTSQSTMTVGSPPATIPQEETEKLSPDLLGEHRTLHGAIPTPVIIAQKILEKKTDCENSSPLSPKEEKSPQLKKSVGTSPINESHFLFPESPNGSRFPNNIIIKPVGRQYNKTIAKAAVNVQERKAQMLANLHSSGLFDEVDAKNRHEQLGQRSSFRDVSPEQTRYEALTKLGLVKEIPVQADIASAELPVSNGEHSLKTEPPETNTRHSNEHESISKILMNEPSAFVPFGKTILIKGEPTSPIERSKRPSSMQAANEKKQTNTQEMRRTYSMPRPTGLRSQGITVQFSGRDSSEESRKDALKRLGLLSGY; translated from the exons ATGCCGAGCAACCTGCTAAAACTGAGCTCTTCAATCATGGGATCAGAGTTCCATAACCACAGTGACTTGGAGAGAAGTGGAGGTTATAGTGAAAGCAGACCACGTTCAAGACCTAAAAGCTCTAACTTT GACGATGAAAACCTGGGATACCTAACAAATGAAGAGAAAAATGTCCTCATGTTCTTAGAAGAAACATTAGATGCTTTCGAAGATGACACTGAAGAACCGCCAGTTTCTTCTAATTCAAGTCTTGGCTACCACTCTCCAAGGTCAACAGGAGATAGTCACTTGGacactgatgacatcattgaTCTTGTGCAGACTGAAAACAGCCATATTAGGTTTTCACCAGAAG actcTGGAATTGGACTGAGTGGTAATAGCTGGAATCATTCTCAGAAAGACTCTTGGACTTCACAATCAACCATGACCGTAGGTTCACCACCCGCCACTATTCCCCAGGAGGAGACTGAGAAGCTTTCTCCCGACCTACTGGGAGAACATCGGACACTACATGGTGCCATTCCAACACCggtaattattgctcaaaaaatatTAGAGAAAAAAACTGACTGTGAAAATTCGTCACCCTTGTCACCTAAAGAGGAGAAGTCACCACAACTGAAAAAAAGTGTGGGAACCTCACCTATAAATGAAAGCCATTTTCTATTTCCTGAATCGCCCAATGGCAGTCGTTTCCCAAACAACATAATTATTAAACCAGTTGGGAGACAGTATAACAAGACTATTGCCAAGGCAGCTGTCAATGTACAAGAACGCAAAGCTCAAATGCTGGCTAACTTACACAGTTCTGGATTGTTTGATGAAGTTGATGCTAAAAATCGACATGAACAACTGGGACAAAGGAGCTCATTTCGTGATGTGTCACCTGAGCAGACAAGATATGAAGCTCTCACCAAACTCGGCTTAGTTAAAGAAATCCCTGTTCAAGCTGACATTGCTTCAGCTGAGCTTCCTGTCTCAAATGGTGAGCATTCACTCAAGACGGAGCCTCCAGAAACAAACACAAGGCATTCAAATGAGCATGAAAGTATCAGCAAAATCTTGATGAACGAACCAAGCGCCTTTGTTCCTTTTGGGAAAACTATTCTTATAAAAGGTGAGCCAACATCACCTATAGAAAGGAGCAAACGACCCAGTAGCATGCAAGCTGCAAATGagaaaaaacagacaaacacTCAGGAAATGAGAAGAACTTACTCCATGCCAAGACCTACAGGTTTACGATCTCAAGGGATTACAGTGCAGTTCTCTGGACGGGACTCTTCGGAGGAGTCTAGAAAAGACGCCTTGAAAAGACTTGGCCTGCTGTCGGGATACTGA